Proteins from a genomic interval of uncultured Methanocorpusculum sp.:
- the tsaA gene encoding tRNA (N6-threonylcarbamoyladenosine(37)-N6)-methyltransferase TrmO — protein MMQKTDQNNSRNSEEKTVIQSSEDIPDSFTYTPIGIVHSPYTDTAGMPIQPTGAEGVRGTIILRPELSPGLKDLQEFSHIILIYAFHRSCGYSLQVTPFLDTVQHGVFATRAPKRPNAIGLSTVRLIDIRDNVLTIENVDLLDGTPLLDIKPYVPAFDVFSSAKAGWLDKTSQEAESARSDKRFSI, from the coding sequence ATGATGCAAAAAACAGATCAGAATAATAGCCGGAATAGTGAAGAAAAAACAGTCATCCAGTCATCAGAAGACATTCCAGATTCATTCACGTACACCCCGATCGGGATCGTTCATTCGCCCTACACCGATACCGCCGGAATGCCGATCCAGCCAACAGGAGCTGAAGGCGTACGCGGCACAATAATTCTGCGGCCGGAACTTTCACCTGGTCTCAAGGATCTTCAGGAGTTCTCCCACATCATCCTCATCTATGCATTTCACCGTTCATGCGGCTATTCACTGCAGGTCACTCCGTTTTTGGACACGGTTCAGCACGGAGTTTTTGCCACCAGAGCCCCGAAACGGCCAAATGCTATTGGTCTTTCAACCGTCAGACTAATCGATATTCGGGATAATGTTCTGACGATAGAAAATGTGGATCTCCTTGACGGAACCCCTCTGCTGGATATCAAACCCTATGTGCCGGCATTCGATGTATTTAGTTCGGCAAAAGCGGGATGGCTTGACAAAACATCGCAGGAAGCAGAGTCGGCACGATCGGATAAACGATTCAGCATATAA
- a CDS encoding serine hydrolase domain-containing protein, whose amino-acid sequence MTSYSNYGTTLAAVIVEDVSGMPFEQYLQENILTPLDLKNTHLSYFLPPESADNLSSGYNYISGTNAAITDTIFVIGPAGSMSSTAEDMAVFLAAHMQNGKVNGAEILSEPAAALMHARAFTNDPRVSGICLGFYENYLNGERIVLHGGDTNTFHSLFVIIPDKKTGFFVSYNAPGGTSARNDLLLEYVDRFYPLTEKETVTQEIEHSASFEKYAGVYQSNRHNYRTFEFFLQPPQQMTVEAGENNTCLVLNIDGTSTEYIEVSPGVFQEKSGAPSVYGNMVFRENENGDVTFLCSENTPVLAYERVPWYAVNAFTFGVFSASMVLLFSVFIWPVMAFFRKIYGKRSEEEAKTRLPFYARLTAFISAVVSMFFVFCLYTIIQPNEELIMSYLLNQTPPLLLTVILTIPVICIILSIVTAGFTFVVWKMKFWNVWQRVHFTLVTIGLFMLIWWINYQNLFFFRL is encoded by the coding sequence GTGACCTCCTACTCAAATTACGGCACGACACTCGCAGCCGTCATTGTTGAGGATGTAAGCGGCATGCCGTTTGAACAGTATCTCCAGGAAAATATCTTAACACCGCTTGATCTCAAAAATACCCATCTTTCCTATTTCCTCCCGCCAGAATCTGCCGATAACCTCTCCTCGGGATATAATTATATCAGCGGGACAAATGCAGCGATCACCGACACGATTTTTGTCATCGGACCTGCCGGATCCATGAGCTCCACAGCAGAGGATATGGCAGTTTTCCTTGCCGCACATATGCAGAACGGAAAAGTGAACGGCGCAGAAATTCTTTCTGAACCGGCCGCCGCACTCATGCATGCAAGAGCATTTACAAATGACCCGCGGGTCAGCGGCATCTGCCTTGGATTTTATGAAAACTATCTCAATGGCGAGCGGATCGTCCTCCACGGCGGAGATACCAATACCTTCCATTCGCTTTTCGTTATCATTCCTGACAAAAAAACCGGATTTTTTGTCTCATACAATGCTCCCGGAGGGACAAGTGCACGAAATGATCTGCTTCTCGAGTATGTCGACCGATTCTACCCGCTCACAGAGAAAGAGACGGTGACGCAGGAAATAGAACATTCCGCATCATTTGAGAAGTATGCAGGAGTTTATCAGTCAAACCGCCATAATTACCGGACGTTTGAATTCTTCCTCCAACCTCCCCAACAAATGACGGTTGAAGCGGGAGAAAATAATACTTGCCTTGTATTAAATATTGATGGCACATCTACAGAATACATCGAAGTTTCACCCGGCGTCTTTCAAGAGAAAAGCGGCGCCCCGTCTGTGTATGGAAATATGGTCTTTCGGGAGAATGAGAACGGTGATGTGACGTTCCTCTGTTCCGAAAATACGCCGGTCCTCGCATATGAACGGGTCCCATGGTATGCAGTCAATGCATTTACGTTCGGGGTGTTCTCTGCTTCAATGGTGCTTCTCTTCAGTGTTTTCATATGGCCTGTAATGGCATTTTTCCGAAAGATATACGGGAAACGCAGTGAGGAAGAAGCGAAAACAAGACTTCCCTTCTATGCCCGCCTGACGGCGTTTATATCCGCAGTTGTGAGCATGTTCTTTGTGTTCTGTCTCTACACGATAATTCAACCCAACGAGGAATTGATCATGTCCTATCTCTTGAATCAAACACCTCCGCTCCTCCTTACGGTCATTCTGACAATCCCGGTGATATGCATAATATTGTCGATCGTAACCGCAGGTTTCACCTTCGTTGTCTGGAAGATGAAGTTCTGGAATGTATGGCAGAGAGTCCATTTTACGCTCGTTACTATCGGACTCTTTATGCTCATATGGTGGATAAATTATCAGAATTTATTCTTCTTCCGATTATGA